The Microbacterium sp. W4I20 genome segment CGCTGCTCGACGGGGTCGTCGGCATCGCGGGGCTGCTGGCGGCGACGGGGCTGATCGATCAGGCCGGGAGGCGGATCAGCCCGGAGGACCGGCTGCAGGCGGATGCCGCGTTGGCCGCCTATGCGCGCGGCGTTGTCGACGAGGACGAGACTGCAGTAGCGGACGTGGATGCCGGTGTCGATGACGATGCCGGTGTCGATGACGATGGCGATGCAGACGTCAGTGATGACCGCGATGCCGCGCCGCCGGCGACGCCGGAGGATCTGCGGTTCCGGGCGCAGCTGATCCTGGCGTACCTCGACCCCGACGGCGCGAAGCCCGCCGAGGATGTCGCCATGCGCACGCGCGGGGTGACTCTCGGACGGGAGAAGGACGGTGTGATCCCGATCCGGGGCCACCTGCTTCCGGAACTCGCAGGGCAGATGAAGGCCGGGTGGGACGCCTATCTGAATCCGAAGGTGGACGGTCCGCCGATGCCGGGGGTGGCGTTCCGCCCCACGGAGGAATGCGAAGGATCGGGTTCGCAAGCTGCGTCGGCGGATGGCGAGCCGGGAGATGATTCGTCTCTGCCGAGCGGTGACTCGAGCGGCATGGTCGACACCCGCACGCGGGCCCAGAAGCAGCACGACGCGCTCGCCGCGATGCTCGGCATCGCCGCCCGACACGACGAGATGCCCCGGCTCGGCGGCGCTGCTCCCACCCTGCTCGTGACCGTCACCGCCGAGGACTATGCGACCGGGCGCGGCTGGGCGCATGTCGCCGGCGTCGACACTCCGGTCTCGGTGGGCGTCGCGCGGCACGCGGCCTGCGGCGGCTCGGTGCAGCGGGTGCTGTTCGATCCCGAGGGCCGCATCATCGGCATCGGCGCGACCGATCGGATCTTCACCGTCCACCAACGCCGCGCCATCATGCAGCGCGACCGGGAGTGCCTGATCCCCGGGTGTCACGTACCTGCGTCGTGGTGTGAGATCCATCACGTGACCGAGCACGCGAGGGGCGGCCCGACCCACACCGACAACGGCGTCACCCTGTGCTGGCACCACCATCGCACCCTCGACGATTCGGGGTGGGAGATCCGCATGCAGAACGGCATCCCACAGGTGCGCGGCCCCGGCTGGTGGGATCCGCACCGACGCTGGCGTACGCCGGGGCACATCCTCGCCAGCGTCCGCCGCAGGGCGGGATGAGCGGCCGCGCAGCATTAGCGTCAGGCGCGGCGCTCGTCACGGTCTTGTGTGTCTACGGCGTGAGCGACGTGATCCACGGGTGTCCTGGGTGCGCTGTCCCCAACGCGGCCCGAAGCCAGCGAGCAGCTCCCGCGTCCAGCAGAGGGCTCGCAGTCTCGAAGTCCTCCTGATCCTGCGGGCGCAGACCGGGAGCCTTGTGCAGCAGCTGAATCTCCGGCCGCAGATACCGCACGCCTTCGTGTTCCCGGAGGACGCGGCTGAAGGGGAGGGTGATCCTCGGATCGCGCTTGTACGTCCAGAGTTCCTCCGTGGCATCCATGAGGATGACGTCGTACTCCCACGGATCCGCACCGCTCCTGCGCAACCACAGATTGCTGCACGTCGGCGAGATCGTCGGGTCTTCACCGACCAACGGCGTCAACGTGCCCCGGTCTGCGGCCCAGAGGTCCCACTCGTCCTCGAGATGATCGAGCAGAGCTGCCGCGTCCACACGCGGGATGCTGGGGTCGATGTCGCCGTGCGGGCGGGAACGGCCGGTGAAGGCTTCGATCGCCCAACCGCCCGCGATCCACCAGCGGTCGGCATAACCGGTGAACAGATCGACGACGTCTCCGGGTTTGCGCGGACGCCAAGGACCGTAGAGACGGACGATCTCGTCATGATCCATGAAAGACACCGTACGTTCCACAGCACCGGCACTGCCAGAAGTCGTGACTCCTCCGGCCATCGACGGGTGCAACCCGATGTGGCATAGTGGGCGGGACGCCGACCCAGGGATGACATGTCGAGACCACTCGCGGGGCCCCAGAGCCTGCTTCGCACACTCAACGGCCGGGCGATCCTCGAGGCTCTCGCACGCAGCGGCCCGCAGACCCGCACCGAACTCATGTCCGCCACCGGGCTCTCCCGCACCGCCGTGACACAGGTGCTCCGCATGCTCGACAGCGCGGGAGCCGTTGCCCCGGCAGGCGTCGACCGAGACACGCGAGGCCCCGCCGCCGGCCGGGTCGGACTGCACCCGCGCCTCGGGTTCGCCGCCGCCGTGCACGTCGATCACCACGCCGCCCACGTCGTGCTCGTCGACGCCACCGGAACCGTGCGCGCGGAACAGCACGCCGCCTTCCCGGGGGCCGGTGGCACAGGCGCGAACGGCGGAACCGCGGGAACCGGCGACCGCGTCGAGCACATCGCCGCGCTCATCGACAGCTGCCTCCGCGCACTGAGAGGTCCGCTGCGTGTCGCTGTCATCGGAGTCCCCGGCATCGTCACCGCCGAGGGCGGCATCCGCGACGACCTCGGCCCCGACGGCGGCGCCTTCCGCACCGCCCTCTCCGACGCACTCGGATGCGCCGTCCGGGTGGAGAACGACGTCAACCTCGCAGCCCTCGCCGAACTCACGGCCGGAGCGGGCGGCGACCTCGCCAGCTTCGCGCTCCTGCACCTCGACGACGGGCTCGGAGCCGGCATCGTGCTGGACGGCACCCTGCATCGCGGATTCTCCGGAGTCGCCGGAGAAGTCGCGTACCTTCCGCAGACACCGCTCCCGATCGGCGCGCCGATCGTGAACGACGCGGTCGTCGGCGATCTGGCGCTCGGCCTCGGGCTCGACGTCGACGCCCCGCTCATCGACCACCTCACGGCAGCGGCCGGTGGCGACGCAGCAGCCCAGGAGCTCGTCGCCGAAGTCGGCCGGCGCATCGTGCTCATCGCCGGCAGCGTGGGGCTGGTGCTCGACCCGGAAGCCTTCATCCTCGGCGGCGACGCCGTGCACCCACTGCTCGTCGAAGCCATCGAGCGCGTCGCGGCCGAGTACGCCGCCCAGCTCCCGCTCCGGTTCCTCGTCTCGTCGTTCGGGCCGGAGGCGCCCCTCGTCGGTGCCGTGGGGGAGGCGGCATCCGGTCTTCGCGCCGTGCTGTTCACCAGCATCCTCAGCCCTCTGACGAAGCCCACCCGCTGACCTCCGAAAGATCCGCCGATGAGCACTCCGTCCGACCTCGCCGATCGCCTCGGACTCGCGCCCGGAGCGCGGGCGATCATCCTCAACGCCGACGACTTCGGCATGTGCCACGCGGCCAACACGGCCATCGTCGACCTGCTCACCGCCGGACGCATCGACTCGACCACGGTGATGGTGCCGTGCGCCTGGT includes the following:
- a CDS encoding HNH endonuclease signature motif containing protein; the encoded protein is MNSTAGIFDQVVSDLREVLRADSIRLSTDAEKMDLLRAAGEAQRLVDALVVETVASTRAEFPRGFGCVSMNELLQRVLRADAAGAGRVVRAAKIVHRDTELTSGAPLPAWWPQMCEALLDGVVGIAGLLAATGLIDQAGRRISPEDRLQADAALAAYARGVVDEDETAVADVDAGVDDDAGVDDDGDADVSDDRDAAPPATPEDLRFRAQLILAYLDPDGAKPAEDVAMRTRGVTLGREKDGVIPIRGHLLPELAGQMKAGWDAYLNPKVDGPPMPGVAFRPTEECEGSGSQAASADGEPGDDSSLPSGDSSGMVDTRTRAQKQHDALAAMLGIAARHDEMPRLGGAAPTLLVTVTAEDYATGRGWAHVAGVDTPVSVGVARHAACGGSVQRVLFDPEGRIIGIGATDRIFTVHQRRAIMQRDRECLIPGCHVPASWCEIHHVTEHARGGPTHTDNGVTLCWHHHRTLDDSGWEIRMQNGIPQVRGPGWWDPHRRWRTPGHILASVRRRAG
- a CDS encoding nucleotidyltransferase domain-containing protein, which gives rise to MDHDEIVRLYGPWRPRKPGDVVDLFTGYADRWWIAGGWAIEAFTGRSRPHGDIDPSIPRVDAAALLDHLEDEWDLWAADRGTLTPLVGEDPTISPTCSNLWLRRSGADPWEYDVILMDATEELWTYKRDPRITLPFSRVLREHEGVRYLRPEIQLLHKAPGLRPQDQEDFETASPLLDAGAARWLRAALGTAHPGHPWITSLTP
- a CDS encoding ROK family transcriptional regulator, which produces MSRPLAGPQSLLRTLNGRAILEALARSGPQTRTELMSATGLSRTAVTQVLRMLDSAGAVAPAGVDRDTRGPAAGRVGLHPRLGFAAAVHVDHHAAHVVLVDATGTVRAEQHAAFPGAGGTGANGGTAGTGDRVEHIAALIDSCLRALRGPLRVAVIGVPGIVTAEGGIRDDLGPDGGAFRTALSDALGCAVRVENDVNLAALAELTAGAGGDLASFALLHLDDGLGAGIVLDGTLHRGFSGVAGEVAYLPQTPLPIGAPIVNDAVVGDLALGLGLDVDAPLIDHLTAAAGGDAAAQELVAEVGRRIVLIAGSVGLVLDPEAFILGGDAVHPLLVEAIERVAAEYAAQLPLRFLVSSFGPEAPLVGAVGEAASGLRAVLFTSILSPLTKPTR